In one Thermodesulforhabdus norvegica genomic region, the following are encoded:
- a CDS encoding cytochrome ubiquinol oxidase subunit I → MDTLLLSRLQFAAATYFHFLFVPLTLGLSILIALMETRYARTGDEVYRRMARFWGKIFLVNFAVGVVTGITLEFQFGTNWARYSKYVGDVFGSLLAIEASVAFFLESTFIAVWAFGWNRLSPRAHAISMWLVAAASNISAFWILTANAWMQRPVGYVIRGPRAELENFWSLITNSFALHEIAHTLAASYILTGFFVAGVSAYYLLKKQHLDLFKKSFALGISMALIFSVVEVLQGHMHGAEVARYQPTKLAAMESFWETKSHAPQYLFIVPDEKNERNLVEFGAIPGALSMLAYHSPDATVKGLKDFPKNERPPVTITFIAFRTMIALGFLFPVIAAIGWLKRKTIELHPGLLKLFLWMIPLPYIAAQAGWTVAEVGRQPWVVYGLMRTADAVSPIDRTQVILSFVGLVTLYTILGAVAVYLMIRFIRKGPEAPESN, encoded by the coding sequence ATGGATACGTTGCTCCTATCAAGACTTCAGTTTGCGGCGGCAACGTATTTTCACTTTCTCTTCGTGCCGCTTACACTGGGTTTGTCCATCCTTATTGCGTTGATGGAAACCCGGTACGCCAGAACGGGCGATGAAGTCTATCGGAGAATGGCCCGCTTCTGGGGAAAGATCTTTCTGGTAAATTTCGCCGTAGGGGTTGTTACCGGAATAACTCTGGAATTTCAGTTTGGTACCAACTGGGCAAGATACTCAAAGTACGTGGGTGATGTCTTTGGATCTCTTCTTGCAATCGAAGCCTCGGTGGCCTTCTTTCTGGAATCCACATTCATAGCAGTCTGGGCTTTCGGCTGGAACCGACTTTCTCCCAGAGCACACGCAATCAGCATGTGGCTCGTGGCAGCGGCATCCAACATCTCTGCTTTCTGGATTCTTACGGCAAATGCCTGGATGCAACGTCCTGTAGGCTATGTTATAAGAGGTCCAAGGGCAGAGCTCGAAAATTTCTGGTCCCTCATAACCAACAGCTTTGCTCTCCACGAAATTGCCCACACTCTGGCGGCCTCTTATATACTCACGGGTTTCTTTGTGGCCGGTGTCAGCGCTTATTATCTGCTGAAAAAACAGCACCTTGACCTTTTCAAGAAATCCTTTGCCCTGGGAATCAGCATGGCCCTTATTTTTTCCGTCGTGGAAGTGCTTCAGGGGCACATGCACGGAGCAGAAGTTGCCCGATATCAGCCCACCAAGCTCGCCGCAATGGAGTCCTTCTGGGAGACCAAAAGTCACGCTCCCCAGTACCTTTTTATAGTACCCGATGAAAAAAACGAAAGGAACCTTGTGGAATTTGGCGCTATCCCCGGTGCTCTTAGTATGCTGGCCTATCATTCTCCGGATGCAACCGTAAAAGGCCTGAAGGATTTTCCGAAAAACGAGCGCCCACCGGTTACCATAACCTTTATTGCCTTCAGAACAATGATCGCCCTTGGTTTTCTCTTTCCCGTTATTGCCGCCATCGGATGGTTAAAGCGAAAAACCATTGAGCTTCACCCAGGACTTTTAAAACTCTTTCTGTGGATGATCCCTCTTCCTTACATTGCGGCTCAGGCTGGATGGACGGTTGCAGAGGTAGGTCGCCAACCCTGGGTTGTTTACGGACTGATGAGAACGGCCGATGCCGTATCACCGATAGATAGAACGCAGGTAATCCTTTCTTTCGTTGGACTCGTTACACTTTACACGATTCTCG
- the rbr gene encoding rubrerythrin, whose amino-acid sequence MAEKSLKGTRTEQNLLTAFAGESQARNRYTYFASKAREEGYEQIAAIFEETANQEKEHAKRLFKFLEGGEVKIEASFPAGVIGSTLDNLYAAAAGEHYETTEMYPTFARIADEEGFHEIATVFRNIAVAERYHEKRYKDLAANIEAGRVFKRETPVKWRCRNCGYVHEGTEAPDKCPACAHPMAYFELYGENW is encoded by the coding sequence ATGGCAGAAAAATCGTTAAAAGGCACCAGAACTGAACAGAATCTGCTAACGGCTTTCGCCGGTGAGTCCCAGGCAAGAAACCGATATACTTACTTCGCATCAAAGGCCAGAGAAGAAGGCTACGAGCAGATTGCTGCAATTTTCGAAGAGACGGCCAATCAGGAAAAAGAGCATGCCAAGCGCCTTTTCAAGTTTCTCGAGGGAGGCGAGGTAAAAATCGAAGCATCTTTCCCAGCCGGCGTAATCGGAAGCACTCTCGATAATCTTTACGCCGCAGCAGCAGGCGAACATTACGAGACAACGGAAATGTATCCCACCTTCGCCAGAATTGCCGATGAGGAAGGTTTTCATGAGATCGCAACGGTTTTCAGGAACATTGCCGTCGCAGAACGTTACCATGAAAAACGCTACAAGGATCTGGCCGCCAACATAGAGGCGGGACGAGTCTTCAAGAGAGAAACACCCGTTAAGTGGCGTTGCCGCAATTGCGGGTATGTCCATGAAGGTACGGAGGCTCCTGATAAGTGCCCTGCCTGTGCCCATCCCATGGCATACTTTGAGCTGTACGGAGAAAACTGGTAA
- a CDS encoding FprA family A-type flavoprotein yields the protein MKAVEIKPGVYWVGAIDWNIRDFHGYSTYMGTTYNAFLIVDRDITLVDTVKKPFVGELLERVSQIVNPKDIRYLVVNHVEMDHSGGVPEVVSAIEPEKVICSEMGRKALLRHYHNPDWPYHVVSTGDVISIGSKELHFLETRMLHWPDSMFTYIPQDRLLISSDAFGQHWATSQRFDDEVDGEELMRHAAKYYANIILLYSPLVQKLLEKVKSLNLDIDMIAPDHGLIWRSNPRRIIEAYDRWSRQIARAKAVVVYDTMWKSTEKMAHAVAEGLMAEEIEVKLMSLKACHRSDVVTEILDAKGVAVGSPTLNNGLFPTVADLLTYLKGLKPAGKLGLAFGSYGWSGEAARIIADYLRDMKFELVQDPLRVNYVPGKDELKDCFEAGKKLGAKIKESLSS from the coding sequence ATGAAAGCCGTCGAGATCAAACCCGGAGTCTACTGGGTTGGGGCAATAGACTGGAACATAAGGGATTTTCACGGATACTCAACCTACATGGGAACCACTTACAACGCCTTTCTCATCGTTGATCGGGATATAACCCTTGTCGATACCGTAAAAAAACCCTTCGTAGGCGAGTTGCTTGAAAGGGTTTCTCAAATAGTGAACCCTAAAGACATACGATACCTGGTGGTAAATCACGTAGAAATGGACCACTCGGGTGGAGTACCGGAGGTCGTATCGGCCATTGAGCCGGAAAAGGTTATCTGCTCCGAGATGGGCAGGAAAGCTCTCCTTCGCCATTATCACAACCCGGACTGGCCCTACCATGTCGTCTCAACAGGCGACGTTATCTCAATAGGCTCAAAGGAACTTCACTTTCTGGAAACCCGTATGCTCCATTGGCCGGACAGCATGTTCACCTACATACCTCAGGACAGGCTCCTCATTTCGAGCGACGCCTTCGGTCAGCACTGGGCAACGAGCCAGCGTTTTGACGACGAAGTTGACGGTGAGGAGCTGATGCGCCATGCGGCAAAGTACTACGCAAACATCATACTGCTTTACTCTCCCCTCGTGCAGAAGCTCCTTGAAAAAGTGAAAAGCCTCAACCTGGACATCGATATGATCGCCCCGGATCACGGTTTGATATGGCGCAGTAATCCCCGTCGAATTATAGAGGCTTACGACCGATGGAGTCGCCAGATTGCCCGTGCCAAGGCGGTGGTGGTCTACGACACCATGTGGAAGAGTACGGAAAAAATGGCCCACGCCGTAGCCGAAGGTCTCATGGCAGAGGAGATTGAAGTAAAGCTGATGAGTCTTAAAGCCTGCCATCGCAGTGATGTGGTAACGGAAATACTGGATGCGAAAGGCGTTGCCGTGGGATCCCCGACCCTCAATAACGGCCTTTTTCCAACCGTAGCCGATCTTTTGACCTACCTGAAAGGCCTGAAACCTGCCGGTAAGCTCGGCCTGGCCTTTGGCTCTTACGGCTGGAGCGGTGAAGCAGCCAGGATAATAGCCGATTATCTCCGGGATATGAAGTTTGAGCTGGTCCAGGATCCGTTAAGGGTAAATTATGTTCCCGGCAAGGATGAACTGAAAGACTGTTTTGAAGCCGGTAAAAAACTTGGGGCTAAAATAAAGGAAAGCCTTTCTTCGTAA
- a CDS encoding rubredoxin — MAEKKVLYQCQTANCGYIYDPEKGDRKGKIPRGTPFEELPEDWKCPVCGASKKMFKKITC, encoded by the coding sequence ATGGCAGAGAAAAAGGTTCTTTATCAGTGCCAGACTGCTAACTGCGGCTACATATACGACCCGGAAAAAGGCGACCGTAAGGGCAAAATACCCAGGGGAACGCCCTTTGAAGAACTTCCCGAAGACTGGAAGTGTCCGGTTTGCGGAGCCTCAAAAAAGATGTTCAAGAAAATAACCTGTTAA
- a CDS encoding Fur family transcriptional regulator, which produces MRMTRQRKAILDAMRKLKTHPTADELYRMLKRSHPRISLATVYRNLEILAQEGFIRRLDLGGSNQRRYDGNPSPHWHVHCQNCGKIGDVLIDENIDILSRIKSSEDFDVYKVNLEFWGLCPQCKEKLQKLQEKEESQWQKNR; this is translated from the coding sequence ATGAGAATGACCAGACAACGAAAAGCAATACTCGATGCTATGAGAAAACTCAAGACCCATCCAACAGCAGACGAACTCTACAGGATGCTCAAGCGGTCTCATCCTCGAATAAGTCTCGCCACCGTTTACAGAAACCTTGAAATCTTAGCCCAGGAAGGTTTCATCCGCAGACTCGATCTCGGGGGAAGTAATCAGCGTCGCTACGACGGCAACCCATCGCCGCACTGGCACGTTCACTGCCAGAACTGCGGGAAAATAGGTGACGTCCTGATAGACGAAAATATTGACATTCTATCCAGAATAAAATCAAGCGAAGATTTCGATGTTTACAAAGTAAACCTGGAATTCTGGGGGTTGTGTCCGCAGTGCAAAGAAAAGCTCCAAAAGTTGCAGGAAAAGGAGGAATCGCAATGGCAGAAAAATCGTTAA